A part of Corynebacterium lactis RW2-5 genomic DNA contains:
- a CDS encoding ABC transporter permease: MKGLSALKASARPVVRDMFKTPLRLLAAVLLIALPVAVATAMTVDESSRSLSFESVSRPHTMHFGGGQCTQNGDGSSTSCTGSASGRVPEAPANFSDYLDKHLPQGLTAQLDTNVRVSASTERGTISQLQVNQSPIELLPQSYRSRIKEGGIVLPISDANELGVEIGDTITVRAPVGTKQLTVTDISPSGMAAVAPDTLVEDAAQQFADKRVSSSLSEPSWVLGGRELRWPDVQELNKAGFTVSASSEHPITDAPESPAPTHGAQSGSRSAEGFLFGAMILSLYGIAIFLILLFIAPVFSLAMSRHTRMFALMSSQGASPRHIRLAVLSYAAATGALGASAGVVAGAGFTAVAWAINYPGWPITLAPWALLGYFVAAMAGSVLVAVVPALIASRNALAAGIAGAEPDRIVRWKKWMVAGPIYLAILLAVVVTASLAGTSSEWQPVFSTSPIMVLLSLPGLAASTPALIFLIAKALRRAPLPLRIASRGLLRKSVRTVPIAAALLCLTFVGSLTVVNEQAQARREAAMETYTTSSPMAVVAPYVSSQEVDLTDEALQKQTRSATEAVMRPLGAPRSYQIRGIVPNSGESNGIGAEVTPNYESRCSRTVDEDSYNSTLPKRFVGSNGKNAATDEQAAKDCYHDMVRLSSASPLTSLSHTALVQEPGDLGMWALDGRELALAERTLADGGILVPRATPLKKRHDGLGHISVTADFADIDGGNGTGENGENGADSGTQGERVTMGFTAAAVLPVPGVTSIIFSPQAAAALKLQPVTLGYAIPLDQAVSDREQSELSSLAKQTPGQFSNIITVSFNYGMSRGTSSLGTLIVIGFSAIAMMLVIILAAAGLRRDNATLLAIGGLPRLTASIAAIQAAMTTLIGMGSGVLLGHLMNFAFASKDEFSAAGDLLEVGTAQFMQPSPWLIGGVVGIAALAAAVAWFIHRPGSTPPEVARRRD, translated from the coding sequence ATGAAAGGTCTCAGTGCTCTTAAAGCATCCGCGCGCCCGGTCGTGCGCGACATGTTTAAGACCCCGTTGCGGCTGCTCGCGGCTGTACTGCTGATCGCCTTGCCCGTGGCTGTTGCGACGGCGATGACCGTCGACGAGTCCTCCCGGTCGCTTAGCTTCGAGTCGGTCTCCCGCCCTCACACGATGCACTTCGGCGGTGGGCAATGCACGCAAAATGGTGACGGGTCGTCAACCTCGTGCACGGGATCTGCGAGCGGGCGCGTGCCGGAAGCCCCTGCGAATTTCAGCGATTACCTGGATAAACACCTGCCACAGGGACTGACTGCGCAGCTAGATACGAATGTCCGGGTCAGCGCCAGCACCGAGCGGGGCACCATATCGCAATTGCAGGTCAATCAGTCCCCAATCGAACTGCTGCCCCAGAGCTACCGCTCCCGAATCAAAGAAGGCGGAATAGTTCTACCGATCTCCGATGCGAATGAGCTTGGAGTCGAAATTGGCGACACCATAACGGTCCGGGCCCCGGTCGGAACAAAACAACTGACGGTTACCGATATCTCCCCGTCCGGGATGGCTGCGGTCGCGCCAGACACACTCGTCGAGGACGCCGCACAGCAATTTGCCGACAAACGCGTTTCTTCGAGCTTGAGCGAGCCCAGCTGGGTTCTCGGAGGCCGGGAGCTGCGCTGGCCGGATGTTCAGGAGCTCAACAAGGCAGGCTTCACGGTCTCTGCCTCCTCGGAACACCCAATCACTGATGCCCCCGAAAGCCCTGCTCCGACGCACGGGGCCCAGAGCGGCTCCCGAAGTGCCGAGGGCTTCCTTTTCGGTGCGATGATTTTGTCGCTCTACGGTATCGCTATCTTCCTAATTCTTCTGTTCATCGCTCCGGTATTTTCCCTGGCTATGAGCCGCCACACTCGGATGTTCGCGCTGATGAGCTCGCAGGGAGCGAGCCCCCGTCATATTAGGCTGGCCGTACTGTCGTACGCGGCCGCGACCGGTGCGCTGGGAGCGTCGGCAGGCGTGGTTGCAGGAGCCGGTTTCACGGCTGTGGCCTGGGCAATTAACTACCCCGGCTGGCCGATAACTCTGGCCCCATGGGCACTGCTCGGGTATTTCGTCGCGGCTATGGCCGGATCCGTACTGGTTGCAGTTGTGCCCGCTCTCATTGCCTCGCGCAACGCGCTGGCCGCGGGGATTGCGGGTGCCGAGCCGGACCGCATTGTCCGCTGGAAGAAGTGGATGGTCGCCGGGCCGATATACCTAGCTATCCTGCTGGCGGTTGTGGTGACTGCGTCCCTTGCTGGCACCTCGAGCGAATGGCAGCCCGTCTTTAGCACTTCGCCGATTATGGTTCTGCTGTCCCTTCCAGGACTGGCCGCATCTACGCCAGCTCTAATCTTCCTCATCGCGAAGGCTTTGCGACGGGCACCGCTGCCTCTTCGCATCGCCAGCCGCGGTCTGTTGCGCAAGTCCGTGCGCACCGTCCCGATCGCGGCGGCGCTGCTATGCCTGACATTCGTCGGCAGCCTTACGGTCGTCAACGAGCAGGCTCAGGCCCGGCGGGAGGCTGCGATGGAAACATACACCACGTCCTCGCCGATGGCCGTGGTGGCACCATATGTGTCATCGCAGGAGGTCGACCTGACGGATGAGGCCCTTCAAAAGCAAACGCGCTCGGCGACGGAGGCGGTCATGCGTCCTCTCGGTGCCCCGCGGTCCTACCAGATTCGCGGTATTGTCCCGAATAGCGGCGAGAGCAACGGCATTGGTGCCGAGGTGACCCCCAACTACGAGTCCCGCTGTAGCCGCACGGTCGATGAGGACAGCTACAATTCCACGCTTCCTAAACGCTTCGTCGGATCCAACGGCAAGAATGCGGCCACGGACGAGCAGGCCGCCAAGGATTGCTACCACGACATGGTTCGCCTTTCATCCGCATCGCCTCTGACCTCTCTGTCGCACACGGCCCTCGTGCAAGAACCCGGTGACCTCGGAATGTGGGCGTTGGACGGGCGGGAACTTGCCCTCGCTGAACGCACGCTTGCCGACGGTGGGATTTTGGTGCCCCGTGCCACCCCGTTGAAGAAGCGGCATGACGGTCTCGGCCACATCTCGGTGACGGCTGACTTTGCCGATATTGACGGCGGCAATGGTACTGGTGAAAACGGCGAGAATGGCGCAGATTCCGGCACCCAGGGCGAGCGAGTCACAATGGGCTTCACCGCCGCCGCGGTCCTTCCGGTTCCAGGTGTCACAAGCATCATCTTCTCGCCGCAGGCTGCTGCCGCGCTGAAACTGCAACCAGTGACTCTGGGCTATGCGATTCCGCTGGACCAGGCGGTCTCTGACCGGGAGCAATCAGAGCTCTCCTCTCTCGCGAAGCAAACTCCGGGCCAGTTCAGCAACATCATCACGGTATCGTTTAACTACGGAATGTCTCGAGGCACGTCTTCGCTCGGTACCCTCATCGTCATAGGGTTCTCCGCCATCGCGATGATGCTGGTAATCATCCTGGCTGCGGCGGGGCTTCGCAGGGACAACGCCACGTTGTTGGCGATTGGCGGATTGCCTCGGCTGACCGCTTCCATCGCCGCGATTCAGGCGGCGATGACAACACTAATCGGTATGGGCAGCGGCGTGCTGCTGGGCCATCTGATGAACTTCGCCTTCGCCTCAAAGGACGAGTTCAGCGCAGCCGGGGACCTCCTCGAGGTCGGAACCGCCCAGTTCATGCAGCCAAGCCCGTGGTTAATCGGTGGAGTGGTTGGCATCGCGGCGCTCGCCGCCGCCGTGGCCTGGTTCATCCACCGCCCCGGCAGCACGCCGCCGGAGGTCGCACGTCGCAGGGACTAG
- a CDS encoding ABC transporter ATP-binding protein: MTNTSKANVQSAQTSQAAKPLPLELRDVSVTFGSGAREVHALRGVNLQLHHGELVAVMGPSGSGKSTLLNVAGLLQPATSGSVMVSGKDATQLSAAEAAKLRRRHLGVVFQHFNLVPTLTVGENITLPLELDGLSPAQCRERAEEALEAVELEGLADRFPEEVSGGQAQRIAIARALIGPRGVLLADEPTGALDTSTADAVMKILRARVDSGASGILVTHEPRFAAWADRVLMMRDGVLTGENGAAGQEGNDGEGAIQQ, translated from the coding sequence ATGACTAACACGAGCAAAGCGAACGTACAGTCCGCGCAGACGTCACAGGCCGCCAAGCCCCTGCCCCTCGAACTGCGTGATGTCAGCGTCACCTTTGGCTCCGGCGCACGCGAGGTGCACGCCTTGCGGGGCGTCAATTTGCAGCTGCACCACGGCGAGCTTGTCGCAGTCATGGGCCCGTCCGGTTCCGGCAAATCGACGCTGTTGAACGTGGCTGGATTGCTGCAGCCGGCGACGTCGGGAAGCGTCATGGTATCGGGCAAGGACGCGACGCAGCTGAGCGCGGCAGAAGCCGCGAAGCTGCGAAGACGCCACCTCGGCGTTGTGTTCCAGCACTTCAACCTGGTTCCGACGCTGACCGTTGGTGAGAACATCACCCTGCCACTCGAGCTTGACGGACTCTCCCCCGCGCAGTGTCGCGAGCGCGCCGAGGAGGCACTTGAGGCGGTCGAGCTCGAAGGTCTGGCTGACCGCTTCCCAGAGGAAGTCTCGGGCGGGCAGGCCCAGCGCATCGCCATCGCCCGCGCACTAATCGGCCCTCGTGGGGTTTTGCTTGCCGACGAACCAACCGGCGCCCTCGATACCTCGACGGCGGATGCTGTCATGAAGATCCTCCGCGCCCGCGTCGACTCCGGCGCCTCGGGAATCCTGGTGACCCACGAGCCGAGGTTTGCGGCCTGGGCCGACCGAGTCCTGATGATGCGCGATGGCGTCCTCACCGGCGAAAACGGCGCGGCTGGCCAGGAAGGCAACGACGGCGAAGGGGCGATCCAGCAATGA
- a CDS encoding PadR family transcriptional regulator, translating to MSIKHSLLTLLGEAPLSASELRAAFEEEMGGLYSLNQGQVSQTLSRLTRDGLVVSHESTSQSGRTVEQYEITNAGVTELRAWWAEAVEQPESTRDELVIRFALAAWRDPQNFIVLMDTQRFATLRKLRVLSAEASSMPEARTAARLNVERRIFELESILRWLDRIESLAPPTKLTSDMQVSGTPVSTSPTDAQEKTND from the coding sequence ATGTCCATCAAACACTCACTCTTGACCCTTCTGGGAGAAGCGCCACTTAGCGCAAGCGAACTGCGCGCAGCCTTCGAAGAGGAAATGGGTGGGCTCTACTCCCTGAACCAGGGCCAGGTTTCACAAACCTTGAGCCGCCTCACGCGCGACGGCCTCGTTGTCAGCCACGAATCAACGTCCCAATCGGGGCGCACGGTCGAGCAATACGAAATCACTAACGCCGGAGTCACCGAGCTGCGCGCGTGGTGGGCAGAGGCCGTCGAACAGCCCGAGAGCACCCGCGATGAACTTGTCATTCGTTTCGCGCTAGCCGCCTGGCGCGACCCGCAGAATTTCATCGTACTGATGGACACACAGCGCTTCGCCACCTTACGCAAGCTGCGGGTTCTTTCCGCGGAGGCATCGAGCATGCCGGAGGCCCGCACTGCCGCGAGACTCAACGTCGAGCGCAGAATTTTCGAGCTGGAGAGCATTTTGCGCTGGCTCGACCGAATAGAGTCGCTGGCTCCGCCAACAAAGTTAACGAGCGATATGCAAGTGAGCGGCACGCCAGTTTCGACCTCCCCCACCGACGCGCAGGAGAAAACCAATGACTAA
- a CDS encoding MFS transporter, which produces MTPNPADPETAETVSHAQPFQRSNAARYVWAHGLQNVGDQIVAAKTLLPWLLQSAGAPGFFIAMLVPIRESGSMLPQAALTPWVKTRRRRTAVWSVGALGQAASAALIALAALTLTGVWLGIAVVVALGCFATARALCSMASKDVQGRTIPKGQRGRISGRATMLGGVAAVIVGVLLWLVGERVTSGVVAALIGLAALSWVVALLIFRGVKEPASESESKGPNRSWWRDTWALFVRDRHFRSFVIVRSLLLVTALSTSFIVTLSAEVGVDIEQSAAGASDAAAAGPGIGVFVIAAGIAALIGGKITGLWSDRSSKAVLMYSALVGSVILLALVASAQWLPVGVNGWVFPLGFFAMSVVHASVRVARSTYVVDMAEGDKRTEYVGASNTLMGVVLLIVGAVSGVIASFGSSAALLFLAAVGMVGVAMSFMLKDVSAHDSAAI; this is translated from the coding sequence ATGACCCCGAACCCCGCTGATCCTGAGACCGCGGAAACCGTCTCGCACGCACAGCCCTTCCAGCGCTCCAATGCCGCCCGCTACGTCTGGGCGCACGGTCTTCAAAACGTCGGTGACCAAATCGTCGCCGCGAAGACGCTGCTGCCGTGGTTGCTGCAGTCGGCAGGCGCCCCGGGCTTCTTCATCGCGATGCTCGTGCCCATCCGCGAGTCCGGCTCGATGCTCCCGCAGGCCGCGTTGACCCCATGGGTGAAGACTCGCCGCCGCCGCACCGCGGTGTGGAGCGTAGGAGCGCTCGGCCAGGCTGCCTCCGCTGCACTAATTGCGTTGGCAGCCCTCACACTCACCGGGGTCTGGCTCGGTATCGCGGTTGTTGTGGCTCTCGGCTGCTTTGCGACGGCACGGGCCCTATGCTCCATGGCCTCGAAAGACGTGCAGGGCAGGACAATTCCTAAGGGCCAGCGGGGCCGGATCAGTGGGCGCGCTACCATGCTCGGTGGCGTTGCAGCGGTCATTGTCGGAGTCCTCCTGTGGCTAGTCGGAGAACGTGTGACCAGCGGAGTCGTTGCCGCGCTCATCGGGCTCGCGGCGCTGTCCTGGGTGGTGGCGCTGCTGATTTTCCGGGGTGTCAAAGAGCCTGCGTCGGAAAGCGAATCGAAGGGGCCGAACCGTTCGTGGTGGCGCGACACCTGGGCGCTTTTTGTGCGGGATAGGCACTTCCGTTCGTTTGTTATCGTGCGCAGCCTGCTGCTGGTCACGGCGCTGTCGACATCGTTCATTGTCACGCTGAGCGCCGAGGTCGGGGTTGATATTGAGCAAAGCGCGGCAGGCGCGAGTGACGCAGCAGCTGCGGGGCCGGGAATCGGAGTGTTCGTCATCGCAGCTGGCATAGCGGCGCTGATCGGCGGCAAGATTACGGGGCTGTGGTCGGACCGGTCCTCGAAGGCCGTGCTGATGTATTCGGCGCTGGTGGGTTCGGTGATTCTCCTGGCCCTGGTTGCAAGTGCTCAGTGGCTACCGGTGGGCGTTAACGGTTGGGTGTTTCCTCTCGGATTCTTCGCCATGAGCGTTGTCCATGCGAGCGTGCGGGTGGCCCGGTCGACCTACGTCGTAGATATGGCGGAGGGGGATAAGCGGACCGAGTATGTTGGGGCGTCAAACACGCTGATGGGGGTCGTGCTGCTCATCGTGGGTGCCGTCTCTGGTGTGATAGCGAGCTTCGGGTCCTCTGCGGCGCTGCTATTCCTGGCCGCTGTTGGTATGGTCGGCGTGGCGATGTCCTTCATGCTCAAAGACGTCAGCGCCCACGACAGCGCCGCAATTTAG
- a CDS encoding LURP-one-related/scramblase family protein: MGAPGFHPLLENNTLVIRQTRTFLRDDFFIFDTHGRKIATIVESGSELKKLLGFSRRFHVAEIDEAGSIREPLFQVSDPYDFFGDTFEISSCPDGGHLASVRRKLISLTARLTLTVEGLGNVDIDGGFMAFDFTLRAGSREIARIDKKWNGLAKEFFGKQIYALHLSPQLDSRQRMAVIGSVLTIDLVKSKAKSFGQSFFD, encoded by the coding sequence ATGGGCGCCCCAGGATTCCACCCCTTGCTGGAGAACAACACTCTCGTCATCCGTCAGACGCGTACATTCCTGCGCGATGACTTTTTCATTTTCGACACACACGGCCGCAAGATTGCAACGATTGTGGAATCCGGCAGCGAGCTGAAGAAGCTGCTGGGGTTTAGTCGTCGCTTTCACGTCGCAGAAATCGACGAAGCGGGAAGTATCCGCGAGCCGCTCTTCCAGGTCAGCGACCCTTATGACTTCTTCGGAGATACCTTCGAGATTTCCAGCTGCCCCGACGGAGGCCACCTCGCGTCGGTGCGCCGCAAACTGATTTCGCTGACCGCGCGGCTCACACTGACGGTCGAGGGGCTCGGCAATGTCGATATCGATGGCGGTTTCATGGCCTTCGACTTCACGCTGCGCGCCGGTAGCCGCGAGATTGCCCGCATTGACAAGAAGTGGAACGGCCTGGCTAAAGAGTTCTTCGGCAAACAGATTTACGCGCTGCACCTGTCACCGCAGTTGGATAGCCGACAGCGGATGGCCGTCATAGGCTCGGTTTTGACGATTGACCTGGTCAAGAGCAAAGCCAAGAGCTTCGGACAATCGTTCTTCGATTAG
- a CDS encoding NADP-dependent oxidoreductase: MTTAPIPTSTQQWVLASRPSGMPTAENFRLETVDLPELADGQVLVTNTVATVDPYMRGRMNDVKSYIPPFQIDQPLTGGAVGTVVASKSEKFPVGASVRHSMGWQTHAVIDDSEATAVDLSLAPAHAYLGILGLTGLTAYVGLTAVGEMKEGDAVFISGAAGAVGSAAGQIAKHLGAARVIGSAGSEEKVTRLRELGFDAAFNYHDGPIADSLADAAPDGIDFYFDNVGGEHLEAAIGAMNTFGRAALCGAISQYNATERPAGPKNLVLAIGKCLTLRGFVLGHYLHLAREFQEQIAPLVVAGEIKFDVTTRHGIENMPSAFLELFSGGNTGKMVVEF, encoded by the coding sequence ATGACCACCGCACCGATTCCGACGAGCACTCAGCAGTGGGTTCTCGCCTCCCGCCCCTCCGGCATGCCCACCGCCGAGAACTTTCGACTCGAGACCGTGGACCTACCAGAGCTTGCCGACGGCCAGGTCCTGGTCACCAACACCGTCGCCACTGTTGATCCCTACATGCGCGGCCGTATGAATGATGTGAAGTCCTACATCCCGCCGTTCCAGATTGACCAGCCACTGACCGGCGGCGCGGTCGGCACGGTAGTGGCCTCCAAGTCGGAGAAGTTCCCGGTCGGCGCGAGCGTGCGCCATTCGATGGGATGGCAGACCCACGCGGTTATCGATGACTCCGAGGCCACCGCCGTCGACCTGAGCCTGGCCCCGGCCCACGCCTACCTCGGCATCCTGGGGCTTACCGGCCTGACCGCATACGTCGGCCTGACCGCCGTCGGCGAGATGAAGGAGGGCGACGCCGTTTTCATCTCTGGTGCTGCCGGCGCGGTTGGCTCAGCCGCAGGCCAGATTGCCAAGCACCTCGGTGCAGCGCGTGTAATCGGATCTGCAGGTTCAGAGGAGAAGGTCACCCGCCTGCGCGAACTGGGCTTCGACGCCGCTTTCAACTACCACGACGGCCCAATCGCCGATTCGCTTGCCGACGCAGCTCCCGACGGCATCGACTTCTACTTCGACAATGTCGGCGGTGAACATCTCGAGGCCGCCATCGGCGCGATGAATACATTTGGCCGCGCCGCCCTGTGTGGCGCGATCTCCCAGTACAACGCCACCGAACGCCCGGCCGGGCCGAAGAATCTGGTGCTGGCGATTGGCAAATGCCTGACGCTTCGCGGCTTTGTCCTCGGCCACTACCTACACCTGGCGCGGGAGTTCCAGGAGCAGATTGCGCCGCTGGTAGTCGCAGGTGAGATTAAATTCGATGTGACGACCCGCCACGGCATCGAGAACATGCCCTCGGCATTTTTGGAACTCTTCTCCGGCGGCAATACCGGAAAGATGGTTGTCGAGTTCTAA
- a CDS encoding HD domain-containing protein, producing the protein MSASGRSSLAPTPRLLAAMATAARAHDGHYRKSTRVPYISHPVSVMLLAARATDDEDTLVAALFHDILEDVPEAYSEEQMRREFGEYVVTLVRGVTKSEAISDWQGRADAYLEALARAEEGSVIVAAADKFHNLSATLADLEADGTAVWERFNAGADRQLWWYRSVRDVVAKRLPDLPLLPELDAMISRLASIVEAQ; encoded by the coding sequence ATGTCGGCAAGCGGGCGCAGCTCGCTGGCCCCCACGCCGAGGCTTCTGGCGGCGATGGCGACGGCGGCGCGCGCCCATGATGGGCACTATCGTAAGTCGACGCGCGTGCCTTACATCAGCCACCCGGTCAGCGTGATGCTGCTGGCGGCGAGGGCGACCGACGACGAGGACACGCTGGTCGCGGCACTGTTCCACGACATTCTGGAGGACGTTCCCGAAGCCTACTCCGAGGAGCAGATGCGCCGCGAATTCGGCGAGTACGTCGTGACGCTCGTGCGCGGAGTCACTAAAAGCGAAGCCATCTCCGACTGGCAGGGCCGCGCCGATGCCTACCTGGAGGCACTAGCGCGCGCTGAGGAGGGATCAGTTATCGTTGCCGCGGCCGACAAGTTCCACAACTTAAGCGCAACGTTGGCAGATCTCGAGGCCGATGGCACCGCAGTCTGGGAGCGCTTCAATGCCGGCGCCGACCGGCAGCTGTGGTGGTACAGATCGGTGCGCGATGTCGTGGCAAAGCGGTTACCGGATCTACCTCTCCTGCCCGAGCTCGACGCGATGATCTCGCGCCTTGCATCAATCGTGGAGGCCCAATAG
- a CDS encoding trimeric intracellular cation channel family protein, protein MTVAEVDPLIETLYRFSDVIGVLLMGIIGGTIARQRGYDIVGFFFIALFSALGGGMIRDVLINRGTVAAMSEPEYLILAFTGALIARFVYFKGKTWDYAQAHGDAVVSGLWAATGTVKGVAYGLPVLPCIMMGVFTATGGSMIRDIVTGRVPEVFGGNQPTVIPAVACAVTVIVGHHFDFLAVAMVVGPLISIGLSLLGFWANWRVSARSDWAPINDTAAQIAVLARRAEGKGREVGRRFEPARLRAWRHRQMEKALQRRIEVEVGRGVSRRTAEANAEEFLDEFNAEFPSAPTEGASESESKLDFGVDLAGDSYDDYGANAQRREREYREMLDRILADNEATDLLISRLMKKYNERD, encoded by the coding sequence ATGACCGTCGCCGAAGTAGATCCCCTGATTGAGACTCTGTATCGGTTTTCCGACGTGATTGGTGTGCTTCTCATGGGGATTATCGGCGGCACCATAGCCCGACAGCGCGGCTACGACATCGTCGGATTCTTCTTCATCGCGCTGTTCTCCGCGCTCGGCGGAGGCATGATTCGCGACGTTTTGATTAACCGGGGGACGGTCGCTGCGATGAGCGAACCGGAGTACCTGATTCTCGCTTTCACCGGTGCCCTTATCGCACGATTCGTCTACTTCAAAGGTAAGACCTGGGACTATGCGCAGGCCCACGGTGACGCCGTCGTCTCAGGACTGTGGGCCGCCACCGGAACGGTGAAAGGTGTCGCATACGGTCTTCCGGTCTTGCCCTGCATCATGATGGGCGTGTTCACCGCGACCGGCGGGTCCATGATTCGCGACATCGTGACCGGTCGCGTGCCCGAGGTGTTCGGCGGGAACCAGCCGACCGTCATACCCGCAGTGGCCTGTGCGGTGACTGTCATCGTCGGGCATCATTTCGACTTCCTGGCAGTGGCTATGGTTGTCGGGCCGCTAATCAGTATCGGCCTATCCCTGCTCGGGTTCTGGGCGAACTGGCGGGTGTCAGCGCGGTCCGACTGGGCTCCCATCAATGACACCGCAGCGCAAATCGCAGTACTGGCGCGCCGGGCCGAGGGCAAGGGCCGCGAAGTTGGGCGTCGATTTGAACCCGCCCGGTTGAGGGCGTGGCGACACCGCCAGATGGAAAAGGCACTGCAGCGCCGCATTGAGGTCGAAGTCGGTAGAGGTGTTTCCCGCCGCACAGCCGAGGCCAATGCGGAGGAATTCCTGGATGAATTCAACGCCGAATTTCCCTCTGCGCCGACGGAAGGGGCATCGGAAAGCGAATCGAAGCTGGATTTCGGCGTGGACCTGGCGGGGGACTCCTACGACGACTACGGTGCCAACGCGCAGCGGCGTGAGCGCGAGTACCGGGAGATGCTCGATAGGATTCTCGCGGATAATGAGGCGACGGACCTACTTATCTCGCGGCTAATGAAAAAGTACAACGAGCGGGATTAG
- a CDS encoding alpha/beta fold hydrolase, translating to MSTRHFGLDITEHRIEVPWNPFSGASEGGTLGSSSPAPGETFELFAREITAPGMAEAPALVYLQGGPGFPAPRPTSASGVIGEALKHFRVILLDQRGTGRSGRIDGVNPASAERLALLRQEYIVEDAEALRRHLGVESWSLYGQSFGGFCITSYLSRYPDSVDHAYLTGGLPVLDRGADDLYRTTFGKLKVRHDRFYREYPWAQDRIREICAHLDQSDERLPTGERLSSRRFRTIGIELGRGDGFHNLAYLLEEPFHGGRAGLNGCGREKRLRTDFLVDVGARVSFAAGPLYAAIHESIYGGVGGQSVTGWSANRIREEIPGFEEAADPAGAETFYLTGEHIFPWQFEEDPALVPLKSAAEELAGHKWEGSPYSIEKLADAPVSAAAVYLDDIFVPFEFSMDTAEAYGDLRTWVTNTRQHDGIRHDGAGIFSTLRDLIEER from the coding sequence ATGAGCACACGTCACTTCGGCCTGGACATCACCGAACATCGCATCGAGGTTCCCTGGAATCCTTTCAGCGGGGCATCGGAAGGTGGGACCTTAGGGAGTAGCAGCCCGGCACCAGGGGAGACTTTTGAGCTCTTTGCCCGCGAGATTACCGCACCAGGTATGGCCGAAGCTCCGGCTCTGGTGTATCTGCAAGGTGGACCCGGTTTTCCGGCACCTCGGCCAACCTCGGCAAGCGGAGTTATTGGGGAGGCGCTGAAACATTTCCGAGTGATTTTGCTGGATCAGCGTGGCACGGGCAGGTCTGGCCGCATCGATGGCGTCAACCCGGCTTCGGCCGAGCGGCTAGCGCTGCTTCGCCAGGAATATATCGTCGAAGATGCTGAGGCGCTGCGCCGACACCTGGGGGTCGAGAGCTGGTCTCTGTACGGACAGTCCTTTGGCGGCTTTTGCATCACCTCCTACCTGTCGCGGTATCCGGACTCTGTCGACCACGCCTACCTCACTGGTGGGCTGCCGGTGCTGGACCGCGGTGCCGATGATCTTTATCGGACGACCTTCGGCAAACTCAAGGTCCGCCACGACCGCTTCTACCGCGAATACCCGTGGGCGCAGGATCGAATCCGCGAGATTTGTGCGCACCTCGACCAGTCCGATGAACGCTTGCCGACGGGGGAGCGTCTGAGCTCCCGGCGTTTCCGCACCATCGGCATCGAGCTTGGCCGCGGAGACGGCTTCCACAATTTGGCTTATCTGCTGGAAGAACCATTCCATGGTGGTCGCGCCGGGCTGAATGGGTGTGGGCGGGAGAAGCGGCTGCGCACTGACTTCCTTGTCGACGTAGGCGCACGCGTCAGTTTCGCGGCGGGCCCTCTTTATGCGGCAATTCACGAATCCATCTACGGAGGCGTCGGTGGGCAGTCGGTAACCGGCTGGTCCGCAAACCGCATCCGCGAGGAAATACCGGGTTTTGAGGAGGCCGCGGACCCTGCTGGGGCAGAGACGTTCTATCTCACCGGCGAGCATATTTTCCCTTGGCAGTTCGAGGAAGATCCCGCACTGGTGCCGCTAAAGAGTGCCGCCGAAGAGTTGGCAGGCCACAAATGGGAGGGCTCTCCGTACTCGATCGAGAAGCTTGCCGACGCACCGGTTAGCGCCGCTGCGGTGTACCTCGACGACATCTTCGTACCTTTCGAATTTTCGATGGACACAGCCGAAGCGTATGGCGACCTGCGCACGTGGGTGACCAATACCCGCCAGCACGACGGAATCCGTCACGATGGGGCGGGGATTTTTTCGACGCTGCGTGACTTAATAGAAGAGCGTTAG